A genome region from Bacillaceae bacterium IKA-2 includes the following:
- a CDS encoding YslB family protein, with translation MIFGQKKQEVVNNSPDQIPLFGYELLRDDVLPELLGKEYQSILYWAGKTLARKYPLSSIEEIIAFFTKAGWGELLLIKEKNDEALFELTSPLFEQKKILSTPLEAGFLAQQIQYIKEFITETNETVKNGRATKIVYRVKWDTHDRV, from the coding sequence ATGATCTTTGGTCAAAAAAAGCAAGAAGTGGTTAACAACTCACCCGATCAAATTCCTTTGTTCGGCTATGAGTTATTAAGGGACGACGTGCTCCCTGAACTTTTGGGAAAAGAGTATCAATCAATTTTATACTGGGCTGGTAAAACGTTAGCAAGAAAATATCCTCTTAGTTCAATTGAAGAGATAATTGCTTTTTTTACAAAAGCTGGATGGGGAGAACTTTTGTTAATTAAGGAAAAAAATGATGAAGCTTTATTTGAACTTACTTCGCCATTATTTGAACAAAAAAAAATTCTTTCTACACCTTTAGAGGCTGGTTTTTTAGCTCAACAAATTCAGTATATCAAAGAATTTATTACCGAAACAAATGAAACTGTAAAAAATGGTAGAGCAACAAAAATTGTTTATCGAGTTAAGTGGGATACCCACGATAGAGTGTAA
- a CDS encoding TrkH family potassium uptake protein: MKLSKGKFLTPFRVIIFAYVLAMFLFSLLLYLPIAHLPGVDVSYSEAVFTSVSAVSVTGLTVVNVSETYSYVGIAFLALAIQIGGIGIMTLGTFVWMLFGKKIVLSQRMLIMVDQNQSNFSGLVNLMRGILIVAFGIEIIGALILGTYYINYFDTVGEAYYQGAFASLSAFTNAGFDVTGQSLLPFANDYFVQLIVILLIFAGAIGFPVLMELKQYFSRTEPNFKFSLFTKIATSTYFIVFLFGFIAIWALEFGHFYVGLEWHQQLFYSLFNSATARSGGLSTMEMSDLSLATLLLMSGLMIIGASPSSVGGGIRTTTLAVMFLTIRSFALGKTDVKVFGREIHQDDQRKAFIVLSVFIVMLFSAIILIAAFETSSDMALIAIIFETSSAFGTTGLSMGITPDLSLPSQMILMILMFIGRVGLIAFLFSVRKKETKSHYKYPTERIIIG, translated from the coding sequence ATGAAATTATCAAAGGGGAAATTTTTGACCCCATTTCGGGTTATTATTTTTGCTTATGTTTTGGCGATGTTCTTGTTTAGTTTGTTGCTATATTTACCAATCGCTCATCTGCCAGGAGTTGACGTTTCCTATTCTGAAGCGGTATTTACCTCTGTTAGTGCCGTAAGTGTTACAGGACTAACGGTTGTTAATGTCTCAGAGACGTATAGCTATGTAGGGATCGCTTTTTTAGCACTAGCTATTCAAATAGGTGGAATTGGTATTATGACCTTGGGTACTTTCGTATGGATGCTTTTCGGAAAGAAAATCGTTCTATCACAGCGGATGTTAATAATGGTTGACCAAAATCAAAGTAACTTTTCAGGTCTCGTAAATTTAATGAGAGGGATTTTAATTGTTGCTTTTGGTATTGAAATAATCGGTGCATTAATTTTAGGTACCTATTACATAAATTATTTTGACACAGTTGGAGAAGCTTATTATCAAGGTGCTTTTGCATCTTTAAGCGCATTTACAAATGCCGGTTTTGACGTAACTGGTCAATCGCTACTTCCCTTTGCGAATGATTACTTTGTTCAACTTATTGTGATCTTACTTATTTTTGCAGGAGCAATTGGTTTCCCGGTGTTAATGGAGTTAAAACAGTATTTCTCCAGGACTGAGCCTAATTTTAAGTTCAGTTTATTTACAAAAATTGCAACGTCAACCTATTTCATCGTATTTTTATTTGGATTTATTGCGATTTGGGCTCTTGAATTCGGACATTTTTATGTTGGTTTAGAATGGCACCAGCAGTTATTTTATTCGTTATTTAACTCAGCGACTGCTAGAAGTGGTGGTTTATCAACGATGGAGATGTCTGACCTAAGTTTAGCTACTTTACTGTTAATGTCAGGGCTAATGATCATTGGAGCAAGTCCATCGAGTGTTGGCGGTGGAATTAGAACGACAACGTTGGCAGTTATGTTTTTGACAATACGTAGCTTTGCTTTAGGAAAAACGGATGTAAAAGTTTTTGGGCGCGAAATTCATCAAGACGACCAAAGAAAAGCATTTATAGTCCTCTCAGTTTTTATTGTGATGTTATTTTCGGCGATTATTTTAATTGCAGCTTTTGAAACTAGCAGTGATATGGCGCTAATAGCGATAATTTTTGAAACGAGTTCAGCATTCGGAACAACCGGACTTTCTATGGGTATTACCCCAGATTTAAGTTTACCGAGTCAAATGATTTTAATGATTTTAATGTTTATTGGGCGTGTAGGACTTATTGCCTTTCTTTTCTCAGTTCGAAAGAAAGAAACAAAAAGTCATTATAAATATCCAACTGAGCGGATTATTATCGGATAA
- the sdhB gene encoding succinate dehydrogenase iron-sulfur subunit, whose protein sequence is MSEKTIRFIITRQADTNSAPYKEEFEIPYRENMNVISALMVLQRNPVNSSGAKSTSVTWDMSCLEEVCGACSMVINGKPRQSCTALIDQLEQPIRLEPMRTFPVVRDLIVDRTRMFESLKKVKAWIPIDGTYDLGPGPRMAEGKRQWAYELSKCMTCGVCLEACPNVNSGSPFIGPAPLSQVRLFNAHPTGEMNKAERLETIMGEGGLANCGNSQNCVQACPKGIPLTTSIAALNRDTTVQSFMNFFGSDNNI, encoded by the coding sequence ATGAGCGAAAAAACGATTCGATTTATAATCACTCGTCAAGCGGATACAAATTCAGCGCCATATAAAGAAGAATTTGAAATACCTTATCGTGAGAATATGAACGTTATTTCTGCTCTTATGGTATTGCAACGAAATCCTGTAAATTCATCAGGAGCAAAGTCTACATCGGTTACATGGGATATGAGCTGTTTAGAAGAGGTTTGTGGCGCCTGTTCGATGGTGATCAATGGAAAACCACGCCAATCCTGTACAGCGTTAATTGACCAATTAGAACAACCGATTCGCTTAGAACCAATGCGAACGTTCCCAGTTGTTCGTGACTTAATTGTTGATCGTACACGAATGTTCGAATCATTAAAAAAAGTAAAAGCATGGATACCAATCGACGGTACGTATGACCTAGGTCCTGGACCGAGAATGGCTGAAGGAAAACGCCAATGGGCATATGAACTTTCTAAATGTATGACTTGTGGCGTGTGCCTAGAAGCGTGTCCTAATGTAAATAGTGGCTCACCATTTATTGGGCCAGCTCCGTTATCACAGGTTCGCCTATTCAACGCACATCCAACGGGTGAAATGAATAAAGCAGAACGCCTTGAGACAATTATGGGTGAAGGCGGTTTAGCAAACTGTGGTAACTCCCAGAACTGTGTTCAAGCATGTCCAAAAGGAATTCCATTAACAACATCAATAGCAGCACTAAATCGCGATACAACAGTTCAATCATTTATGAATTTCTTTGGTAGCGACAATAATATTTAA
- the sdhA gene encoding succinate dehydrogenase flavoprotein subunit — MSTGKIVIVGGGLAGLMAAIKAAEAGFQIDLFSVVPVKRSHSVCAQGGINGAVNTKGEGDSPALHLDDSVYGGDFLANQPPVKAMCDAAPGIINLMDRMGVMFNRTPEGLLDFRRFGGTQVHRTAFAGATTGQQLLYALDEQVRRFETKGLVKKYEGWEFLSAIIDDEGICRGIVAQNLTTSEIEHFKGDAVIVATGGPGIVFGKSTNSMINTGYAAAKLYEQGVYYANGEFIQIHPTSIPGEDKLRLMSESARGEGGRIWTYKDGKPWYFLEEKYPAFGNLVPRDIATREIFDVCVNQKLGINGENMVYLDLSHKDPKELDIKLGGIMEIYEKFMGDDPRKVPMKIFPGVHYSMGGLWVDFDQMTNIPGLFAAGEVDYSQHGANRLGANSLLSAIYGGMVAGPNAVKYINNLEIKSDDVSASIFESHTKEAQENFDSILKMNGTENAYQIHKELGELMTENVTVVRINERLIETDAKIVELMERYKNININDTAKWSNQGVAFTRQLEGMLNLARVITLGALNRNESRGAHYKPEFPERNDEEWLKTTKAKYNAEKNAPEFEYEEVDISLIPPRKRDYSTTKKVSEKK; from the coding sequence ATGAGTACAGGAAAAATTGTCATAGTTGGTGGTGGCCTTGCAGGTTTAATGGCTGCTATAAAAGCAGCTGAAGCGGGTTTTCAAATAGATTTATTTTCAGTAGTACCAGTTAAACGATCTCACTCTGTTTGTGCCCAAGGTGGCATTAACGGAGCTGTAAATACAAAAGGTGAGGGTGATTCACCTGCATTGCACCTCGATGATTCAGTTTACGGTGGAGACTTTTTAGCTAACCAACCACCGGTAAAAGCAATGTGTGATGCAGCGCCAGGAATTATTAATTTAATGGATCGTATGGGAGTCATGTTTAATAGGACTCCAGAAGGTTTACTAGATTTTCGCCGATTCGGTGGGACTCAAGTCCATCGTACTGCCTTCGCAGGAGCAACAACTGGTCAGCAGTTATTATATGCATTAGATGAGCAAGTTCGTCGTTTTGAAACAAAGGGACTTGTTAAAAAGTACGAAGGTTGGGAATTTTTATCGGCGATTATTGATGATGAAGGAATTTGTCGAGGGATTGTTGCTCAAAATTTAACTACTTCTGAAATCGAACATTTTAAAGGTGACGCAGTTATCGTTGCAACAGGTGGCCCTGGTATTGTTTTTGGAAAATCTACAAACTCAATGATTAATACAGGATATGCTGCTGCAAAGCTATATGAACAAGGCGTATATTATGCCAATGGTGAATTCATTCAAATTCATCCAACATCAATTCCAGGTGAGGACAAACTTCGCCTTATGAGTGAAAGTGCTCGTGGAGAAGGTGGACGTATTTGGACGTATAAAGATGGTAAACCATGGTACTTTTTAGAAGAAAAATATCCTGCTTTTGGTAACCTTGTACCTCGTGACATAGCAACAAGAGAAATTTTTGACGTTTGTGTTAATCAAAAATTAGGTATCAATGGAGAAAATATGGTTTACTTAGATCTTTCACATAAAGATCCTAAGGAACTAGATATTAAACTTGGTGGTATTATGGAAATTTATGAGAAGTTCATGGGTGATGATCCTCGTAAAGTGCCAATGAAGATTTTTCCAGGTGTTCATTATTCAATGGGTGGTCTATGGGTTGATTTCGATCAAATGACTAATATTCCTGGTTTGTTTGCAGCTGGTGAAGTAGATTATTCTCAGCATGGTGCTAATCGTTTAGGGGCAAATTCGCTTCTTTCTGCAATTTATGGCGGCATGGTAGCAGGACCTAATGCAGTTAAATACATTAATAATTTAGAAATAAAATCTGATGATGTTTCAGCATCAATTTTTGAGAGCCATACAAAAGAGGCGCAAGAAAATTTTGATTCTATTTTAAAAATGAATGGTACAGAAAATGCCTATCAAATTCACAAGGAACTTGGCGAGTTGATGACAGAAAATGTAACCGTTGTTCGTATAAATGAGCGTCTCATCGAAACAGATGCTAAAATAGTCGAATTAATGGAACGTTATAAAAACATTAACATTAATGATACAGCAAAATGGAGTAACCAAGGTGTGGCCTTTACACGTCAGCTCGAAGGTATGCTTAATTTAGCTCGTGTTATTACACTTGGAGCCCTCAATCGTAACGAAAGTCGTGGAGCCCATTATAAACCAGAATTTCCAGAACGTAATGATGAAGAATGGTTAAAGACGACAAAGGCAAAATACAACGCGGAGAAAAATGCTCCTGAATTTGAATATGAAGAAGTTGATATTTCTCTAATACCACCGAGAAAACGAGACTACTCAACTACAAAGAAAGTGAGTGAGAAAAAATGA
- the uvrC gene encoding excinuclease ABC subunit UvrC, which translates to MDNIKQKLEILPEQPGCYLMKDAHETIIYVGKAKILKNRVRSYFTGSHDGKTQRLVSEIVDFEYIITSSNLEALILEFNLIKKYDPKYNVMLKDDKSYPYLKVTREEHPRLITTRNVKKDKGKYFGPYPNAAAASETKKLLDRLYPLRKCSTLPDRVCLYYHINQCLGPCIQHVSEKKNKELVEEITRFLNGGHKSIKKDLTTKMEQAAQGLEYERAKEYRDQIRHIEAVMEKQKISIIDDIDRDVFGFFCDKGWMCVQVFFVRQGKLIERDVSIFPVYQDADEEFLTFLGQFYSLKQHLKPKEIFLPNSIDKVLASEFIGIQTVHPQRGQKKELVELANKNAEAGLHDKFALIERDEAKTIKAVENLGHALGIPTPHVIEAFDNSNIQGVDPVSAMVCFVDGKPNRKGYRKYKVGTVQGPDDYESMREVVRRRYLRLLKEKETLPDLIVVDGGKGQISAAKSVIEDELGLMIPVCGLAKDEHHRTSQLLMGDPPEATPLKRDSQEFYLLQRIQDEVHRFAITFHRQIRSKTMFASVLDGIEGIGEKRKLLLLKHFGSVKKIKQANLEQIQNIGIPEKVAMALLEKLKE; encoded by the coding sequence ATGGACAATATTAAGCAGAAATTAGAAATATTACCAGAACAGCCGGGCTGTTATTTAATGAAAGATGCTCATGAAACGATTATTTATGTTGGAAAAGCGAAAATATTAAAAAATCGAGTTCGCTCATACTTTACAGGCTCACACGATGGTAAAACACAACGATTAGTCAGTGAGATTGTCGACTTCGAATATATCATTACCTCTTCTAATCTTGAAGCATTAATTTTAGAGTTTAATTTAATAAAAAAATATGATCCAAAATATAACGTCATGTTAAAAGATGATAAAAGCTATCCATACTTAAAAGTGACGAGGGAAGAACACCCGAGACTAATCACGACAAGAAATGTAAAAAAAGATAAAGGTAAATATTTTGGTCCATATCCAAATGCAGCTGCTGCAAGTGAAACGAAAAAACTATTAGATCGGCTTTATCCGTTACGAAAATGTTCAACACTACCAGACCGAGTATGTCTTTACTATCATATAAATCAGTGCTTGGGACCATGCATTCAACATGTAAGTGAAAAAAAAAATAAAGAATTAGTGGAAGAAATAACTAGGTTTTTAAATGGTGGCCATAAATCGATAAAGAAAGATTTGACAACGAAAATGGAGCAAGCAGCACAAGGACTAGAGTATGAACGAGCAAAAGAATATCGTGATCAAATTCGACATATTGAAGCGGTAATGGAAAAACAAAAAATATCAATCATTGATGATATAGATCGTGATGTATTTGGTTTTTTCTGTGATAAAGGCTGGATGTGTGTGCAAGTATTTTTTGTTCGTCAAGGAAAATTAATTGAGCGAGACGTATCAATCTTCCCTGTTTATCAAGATGCAGATGAGGAATTTCTAACTTTTCTAGGACAATTTTACAGTTTAAAACAGCATTTAAAACCAAAGGAAATTTTTCTGCCGAATTCCATAGATAAAGTTCTTGCAAGTGAATTTATTGGGATCCAAACGGTTCACCCACAACGGGGACAAAAGAAGGAATTAGTAGAATTAGCTAATAAAAATGCAGAGGCTGGATTACATGATAAATTTGCCCTAATTGAGCGTGACGAAGCAAAGACGATAAAAGCAGTCGAAAACTTAGGGCATGCTTTGGGAATTCCAACACCCCATGTAATAGAAGCCTTTGATAACTCAAATATTCAAGGGGTTGATCCAGTTTCAGCTATGGTTTGTTTTGTGGATGGTAAACCGAATCGTAAAGGCTATCGAAAATATAAAGTCGGAACAGTTCAAGGGCCTGATGACTATGAGTCAATGCGGGAGGTCGTGAGGAGACGTTATTTAAGGCTACTAAAAGAAAAAGAGACGCTACCTGACTTAATAGTTGTGGATGGTGGTAAAGGGCAAATATCCGCTGCGAAGAGCGTTATCGAGGATGAGTTAGGATTAATGATTCCTGTATGTGGTTTAGCGAAAGATGAGCATCACCGGACATCTCAATTATTAATGGGTGATCCTCCAGAAGCTACACCGTTAAAGCGCGATAGCCAAGAGTTTTATTTACTACAAAGAATTCAAGATGAAGTTCATCGCTTTGCAATTACATTCCACCGCCAAATTCGCAGTAAAACTATGTTTGCCTCAGTTCTAGATGGTATCGAGGGAATTGGAGAAAAGCGTAAATTACTTCTTTTAAAGCATTTTGGATCAGTAAAAAAAATTAAACAAGCAAACCTTGAACAGATCCAGAACATCGGAATTCCAGAAAAAGTTGCGATGGCGTTGCTTGAGAAATTAAAAGAATGA
- the trxA gene encoding thioredoxin gives MAIINVTDQTFVNETSDGIVLADFWAPWCGPCKMIAPVLVELDEELAGKIKIVKVDVDENQETAGKFGVMSIPTLLVMKNGEVVEQVVGFQPKEALAELVNKHL, from the coding sequence ATGGCTATAATAAATGTAACAGATCAAACTTTTGTTAATGAAACAAGTGACGGAATTGTATTGGCAGACTTCTGGGCACCTTGGTGTGGACCTTGTAAAATGATTGCACCTGTTTTAGTGGAACTTGACGAAGAATTAGCTGGGAAAATTAAAATAGTTAAAGTCGATGTTGATGAAAATCAAGAAACTGCAGGTAAATTTGGTGTTATGAGTATTCCCACTTTGTTAGTCATGAAAAATGGAGAAGTAGTCGAGCAAGTAGTCGGCTTCCAACCAAAAGAAGCACTAGCTGAATTAGTAAACAAGCATCTATAA
- a CDS encoding thioesterase family protein, with product MKNISYIDNYEQWINSFSYSYPIKVRFCETDAFGHLNNTKVFVYFEEGRIEFFKEIGLMQEWLTQSSETIPVTADLQCNFLRQVFFDDRLQVLVKIESLGSTSCDLNYMIKNQDGDVCITGRGRMVQVHKKTGKPEIWAESLREKLHSSF from the coding sequence ATGAAAAATATTTCTTATATCGACAACTATGAACAGTGGATCAATAGTTTTTCTTATTCATATCCTATTAAAGTGCGCTTTTGTGAAACCGACGCCTTTGGGCATTTAAATAATACGAAGGTGTTTGTTTACTTTGAAGAAGGTCGTATTGAATTTTTTAAAGAAATAGGGCTAATGCAAGAATGGCTTACCCAATCTAGTGAGACAATCCCAGTTACTGCTGATTTGCAATGCAATTTTTTACGACAAGTATTCTTCGATGATCGCTTACAAGTATTAGTGAAAATTGAATCTTTAGGAAGTACATCCTGCGACTTGAACTACATGATAAAAAATCAAGATGGTGATGTCTGTATAACTGGTAGAGGTAGAATGGTTCAAGTTCATAAAAAAACAGGTAAACCGGAAATATGGGCTGAAAGTTTAAGAGAAAAACTTCATTCTTCATTTTAA
- a CDS encoding succinate dehydrogenase cytochrome b558 subunit, whose protein sequence is MAGNREFMYRKLHSLLGVIPVGLFLVVHLTVNYFATRGAESYNAATHFMESLPFRYVLEIFVIFLPLLFHAIYGLYIAFQAKHNTNSYSYLRNWMFRLQRTSGVITVIFLAWHVWETRIAALRGATVDFNMMAQIVSNPYILAFYIVGIVAATFHFANGLWSFMVSWGITITPRSQLISTYVTLGVFIAITYVGISSILAFV, encoded by the coding sequence ATGGCCGGGAATCGAGAATTTATGTACCGCAAATTGCACTCCTTATTAGGAGTTATACCAGTTGGATTATTTTTAGTTGTGCATTTAACAGTAAACTATTTTGCAACAAGAGGGGCTGAAAGCTACAACGCCGCTACTCATTTTATGGAAAGTTTACCATTTCGTTATGTCTTAGAAATCTTTGTTATTTTCTTACCTTTACTTTTCCATGCAATCTATGGTCTTTATATTGCCTTTCAAGCGAAACATAACACAAATAGTTATAGTTATTTACGCAATTGGATGTTCAGATTGCAACGCACTTCAGGTGTAATTACAGTAATTTTCTTAGCTTGGCATGTATGGGAAACAAGAATTGCTGCCCTTCGTGGAGCAACAGTTGATTTTAATATGATGGCACAGATTGTCTCTAACCCTTATATTCTAGCGTTTTATATTGTTGGAATTGTCGCAGCAACATTTCACTTCGCAAATGGACTTTGGTCGTTTATGGTCTCATGGGGAATTACGATTACTCCAAGGTCACAACTAATTTCAACGTATGTAACGTTAGGTGTTTTCATCGCGATTACGTATGTTGGTATTAGTTCAATCTTAGCATTTGTTTAA
- a CDS encoding electron transfer flavoprotein subunit alpha/FixB family protein, which yields MARKILVLADVRDNSFRNVSFEAIAAGKKVADGGEVVVAILGDNVSGLAGELFNYGADRVLTVEDDNLKTYTPDAYSQALLQVIEEEAPDALLMGHTAMGKDLAPRIAMKKQAGLVSDAIDLEVNGEEVIFTRPIYAGKAFEKIVVSDGMILATIRPNNIAPLEKDESLTGEAKAVSVEIKDLRTIIKDIVRKSTGGVDLSEAKIVVAGGRGVKSEEGFKKLYELADTLGAAVGASRGACDAEYCDYSLQIGQTGKVVTPDLYIALGVSGAIQHVAGMSNSKCIVAVNKDPEATIFTIADYGIVGDLAEILPLLVEEFKKEVVRS from the coding sequence ATGGCTAGAAAAATATTAGTTCTTGCTGATGTACGAGACAATTCTTTTCGTAACGTTTCATTTGAAGCAATAGCGGCCGGAAAGAAAGTAGCAGATGGTGGAGAAGTTGTTGTAGCAATTTTGGGAGATAATGTAAGCGGTTTAGCAGGAGAATTATTTAATTACGGTGCAGATCGTGTTTTAACAGTTGAAGATGACAATTTAAAAACTTATACACCTGATGCATACTCTCAAGCACTTTTACAAGTAATTGAAGAAGAAGCACCAGACGCTTTGTTGATGGGTCATACTGCCATGGGTAAAGATCTTGCGCCACGGATTGCTATGAAAAAACAAGCAGGATTAGTTTCTGACGCAATTGATTTAGAAGTTAACGGAGAAGAAGTTATTTTCACTCGTCCGATTTATGCTGGTAAAGCCTTTGAGAAAATAGTCGTTTCTGATGGAATGATTTTAGCGACAATTCGACCAAATAACATTGCGCCACTAGAAAAAGACGAGTCCCTTACTGGTGAAGCAAAAGCAGTTTCGGTTGAAATAAAAGATCTACGTACGATTATTAAAGACATTGTCCGTAAAAGTACGGGTGGTGTTGACTTATCTGAAGCAAAAATCGTTGTTGCAGGTGGACGTGGTGTGAAAAGTGAGGAAGGTTTTAAAAAGTTATATGAACTAGCAGACACTCTTGGTGCTGCTGTAGGAGCTTCACGTGGAGCTTGTGACGCTGAGTATTGTGATTATTCATTACAGATTGGCCAGACAGGTAAAGTTGTAACACCAGATCTTTACATTGCATTGGGAGTTTCAGGCGCAATCCAGCATGTTGCCGGAATGTCTAACTCAAAGTGCATCGTCGCAGTTAATAAAGATCCTGAAGCAACTATCTTTACGATTGCTGATTATGGTATTGTCGGCGATTTAGCTGAAATATTGCCACTTTTAGTTGAAGAATTCAAGAAGGAAGTAGTCCGTTCATAA